The following are encoded together in the Vigna unguiculata cultivar IT97K-499-35 chromosome 2, ASM411807v1, whole genome shotgun sequence genome:
- the LOC114174374 gene encoding uncharacterized protein LOC114174374 — translation MPRKETSATKKPSVSGVERSRATGRVFAMTSIEATQLVNLIMQSCLLGRHNVLVLFDSRATHSFISDACAAKLSLKRRDLDCELLVSTPSSGQVATSSVCVGCVIEVAGRRFKVNLVYLPLEGLDVILGMDWLFNNHIMIYRGRHNLVFPKHAGLELISTQLVLMELQRGAICFLVVAKP, via the coding sequence ATGCCCAGAAAAGAGACTAGTGCGACGAAGAAACCATCAGTCTCTGGAGTAGAGAGATCTAGAGCTACTGGGAGGGTCTTTGCTATGACCTCTATAGAAGCTACACAATTAGTTAATCTCATCATGCAATCTTGTTTACTTGGGAGGCATAATGTGCTTGTATTATTCGACTCTAGAGCAACGCATTCTTTTATTTCTGATGCATGTGCGGCGAAACTGAGCTTGAAGAGACGTGACTTGGACTGTGAGTTGCTGGTTTCAACTCCATCTTCGGGTCAGGTGGCTACTAGTTCAGTCTGTGTTGGGTGTGTGATTGAAGTGGCAGGTCGCAGATTCAAAGTGAACCTGGTGTACTTGCCTCTAGAGGGGTTGGACGTTATATTGGGGATGGACTGGCTGTTTAACAACCACATCATGATCTACCGTGGACGGCACAATTTGGTATTCCCAAAACATGCAGGGTTAGAGTTGATCTCCACTCAGTTGGTATTGATGGAACTGCAAAGAGGGGCCATATGTTTTTTGGTGGTGGCCAAACCATAG